The Bacteroidota bacterium genome window below encodes:
- a CDS encoding DUF1911 domain-containing protein yields MRRAVFFVPDEDVFVQERIRLSQATQPGSWEHLQATLFEWISQYSRGDDPQELRIGFFERVIPALQHFHAASHAEVKALDIVENYQTALALLSNAILWDAGESTIAVIRAVFQADGKDALIDRLCKPFVPQLEVTPTLLHPIPYRDLLQALDETQPLQQRNAILRYLRRYYEGIRSVSWYDTHLQQDGGFFGYWAFELAAAVKLFGCDDRPFADNMFYPRDLVHERMYRTWLHTGYGDSQRNAVAKLQKAWQKEADAQLGKIESELEKAQNSIRSFIEEALKFSQSDSSAKSSSKNFQRSVESLKFLSELSGLDTKELDQNPEMAKSLIVGMLQSMSATARKASQGNTEDFEGLKHVLGEATAKLTEAEGVDLQALEDAMPPELRQRLADLNQGDGKVAYEAKMNNFSKAVDQLMEDEKVEGEELVMALEKLAIEYGFAQPETSIQEKVKGKLDQKWNDLRKDKQMIDFTFEDLFQGKKPKQK; encoded by the coding sequence ATGAGAAGAGCAGTCTTTTTTGTCCCGGACGAGGACGTTTTTGTTCAAGAACGCATTCGTTTAAGCCAAGCCACGCAACCGGGGTCTTGGGAACACTTGCAGGCCACCCTCTTCGAATGGATTTCACAGTATTCACGTGGCGATGATCCGCAGGAGTTGCGCATTGGATTTTTTGAACGGGTCATTCCTGCCTTGCAGCATTTTCACGCTGCGTCTCATGCCGAGGTCAAAGCCCTCGACATCGTCGAAAACTATCAAACAGCGCTTGCGCTCCTGAGCAACGCGATCTTGTGGGATGCTGGCGAAAGTACGATCGCGGTCATTCGCGCAGTTTTTCAAGCGGATGGAAAGGATGCCCTGATTGACCGACTTTGCAAACCATTCGTGCCGCAGTTGGAAGTGACGCCAACCCTGCTCCATCCTATCCCCTACCGCGATCTTCTGCAGGCCTTGGACGAAACCCAGCCACTTCAGCAACGCAACGCCATCCTACGGTACCTCCGACGATATTACGAAGGCATTCGCAGCGTTTCTTGGTACGATACCCACCTTCAGCAAGATGGGGGATTCTTTGGCTATTGGGCCTTTGAACTCGCAGCCGCCGTCAAATTGTTTGGATGCGATGATCGCCCATTTGCTGACAATATGTTTTATCCCAGAGACCTTGTACATGAGCGAATGTACCGCACATGGCTCCACACGGGATACGGTGACAGTCAGCGCAATGCCGTCGCAAAATTGCAAAAAGCCTGGCAAAAAGAAGCGGATGCGCAATTGGGAAAGATCGAATCTGAACTCGAAAAAGCGCAAAACAGCATTCGAAGTTTTATCGAAGAAGCCCTCAAATTCTCCCAAAGCGATTCCTCAGCCAAATCATCCTCCAAAAATTTTCAACGCTCCGTCGAGAGCCTGAAATTTTTATCCGAGCTCAGCGGATTGGATACCAAAGAGTTGGACCAAAATCCGGAAATGGCCAAATCCTTGATCGTCGGCATGCTTCAATCCATGTCAGCTACAGCACGCAAAGCGAGCCAAGGAAATACCGAGGATTTTGAAGGTCTCAAGCATGTCTTGGGAGAGGCCACCGCAAAACTCACCGAGGCAGAAGGCGTGGACCTCCAAGCCTTGGAAGACGCGATGCCACCCGAATTGCGGCAAAGGCTCGCCGACCTCAACCAAGGAGATGGCAAGGTTGCCTACGAAGCCAAAATGAACAATTTCTCCAAAGCTGTCGATCAGCTCATGGAAGACGAAAAGGTCGAAGGCGAGGAACTCGTGATGGCTTTGGAAAAACTCGCGATCGAATATGGATTTGCACAGCCGGAGACTTCCATACAAGAGAAGGTCAAAGGCAAGCTCGATCAAAAATGGAACGATCTCCGCAAAGACAAGCAGATGATCGACTTCACATTTGAGGACCTCTTTCAGGGAAAAAAGCCCAAACAAAAATAA